The stretch of DNA AGTCCCTTGGGGGCCTCAAGCTGGGGTGGGATGAGGAGGCGCTCTGCTGGCAGTGCTGAGGAGGGGTGCTCCAGCTCCAGGCCTGGAGAGGCTTCCCGGCATCGCCTGCAGGCCCCACCTCAGTCCAGCCTCCCTCTTCCAGGATGAGCCACTGTAGATCGTACAAGTTCCTCCTTGAGGGGCTGAGCCGCAGCCAGGGTTGGGGAGCGCCCTCGTCTCTGGTCAGCCCTGGAGCAAGGGCTCGTGGGAAAGAGGAgaggggccaggcccagggcagggGTCAGAGGCCCAGTCCCTGACTCTGGCTTCCCAGAGATCTGTCCACCTTAGTTGAGAGTGTGTGTCAGGAAATTCCTCAGAGTGCTCAGAGTCcctgtatttttatacctttttacAATGTTAACTGTTCAGAACTGTTTTTTGTAACAAGACCTCCTTTTCTAAAAAGTTTGTACAGGTGTGTCCCTTTTCTAGACGATTGGAGGAGATGTGGTGGGGGGAGACAGGTGGGGTCTGGGGCAAGAGGGATGGGGCCCTGTAGGGAGGGGTGCTTGGGGAGGCAGCAGGGAGAGGCACGGAGGCCTGTGTTGGGAAGGGAACTTGCCAGCCTCACAGGATGTCAGATGGGGAGCCCTCTGGGGTCCTCAGTCACCCGGTGCATAGAACAGATGGGGCTGTTGAAGCCTGGGACTGGGCCGAGCCTGGGCAGCTTGACTCTTTCCAGTCTATGCTTTCTTGCCCCTTTCTCTGGCCCCTCCTTAGATCCAAGCCCACCCTCGGGACAGTGACAGGCCTTCCAGGCAGCATGGCAAACAAGTGCAGGTTTGGGCGTGAACATGCCTGGCTCCGCTGAGTGATCCTGAGCAAAGCTGTCgcctcggctggagtgcaatggcacgatcccagctcactgcaacctccgcctcccgagttcaagtgatcctcctgccacagcctcctgagtagctgggattacaggtgcccgccaccatgcccagctaatttttgtaatttttttttttttttttagtacagacagggtttcaccatgttgatcaggatggtctcaaactctagacctcaggtgatccacctgccttggcctcccaaagtgttgggattacaggcgtgagccaccatgcccagcctgcctaACCGCTTAAAGCCtcaatttgctcatctgtaaaatgggaacctACCACATAGGGCGACTGGGGAAGTTCACGTAGGAGGTGCTCAATCAGTGTCTGAAGGAGAAATTAACACTCATCCTCATCTGCTGGAGTCCAGCTGCCCGATTCGGCCACAGCACTGCCGCTGACAGCTGTGGACCCGTGGGTGGGACCCTTGGGTGGGTTACTTCATGTCTCTGGGCTCAGTTTTCCTGTCTCTAAGAGGGGGATATGAATTACATCCACCACATATGCCTGTTCAGAGTTAAGGAGTATGCGAGCCTTCACGCAGAGCCCAGGCCCCACGTGCTGGTCAGAAGGAGGTGTTATCATGGCTTGCTGGTTTTtgccctcttcttttctttttttttgagacagtcttgctctgctcaggctggagtgcagtggcgcgatcttggctcactgcaacctccgcctcccaggttgaagcaattcttgtgcctcagcctcctgagcagctgggtttacaggcgcatgccaccacgcctggctgatttttttttgtatttttactagagacagggtttcaccacgttggccaggctggtctcgaactcctggcctcaagtgatcagcccacctcggcctccctaagtgctggaattacaggtgtgagcccctgcaccccgCCATTTTTGTTCTCTTAATGGCACCCATCTCCCCAACTTCTCAAAGGCCTTGGATGTCAGTCCGCCTGCCTTGACCCCATGCCCTCCAACCCCATGGGCAGCCTCCCATCTTCACTGTGTCCCTCTGGTGATGGGAACTCATGTCCTCACCAAGCAGCCCTGATCATGGGAAAGCTGTGTCCCTGAAGCCTTCCATCTCCCATGCAATTCCTGCAACACGCGTGCGCACGTACACTGTCATGACGCAGTGTTCTGGGCAGGGCAGAACTGGAGCCAGTGGGTGAGGAGGTAGGGCTGGGACTGCAGAAGCACAGGGCACCCGAGCAGACCGTTCACGCGAAGGGGTGGGGAGCCTCTCAGGACAGTCTGCGTTGGGGGCACTTGGCTGGCCCCTCTGTGCTCTCCACCAAAAAAGTGACTCAATCTTTTGtaaaaacttgtttttaattttgtataaaataaaggGGGTCCATGCCCAGAGGGGCTGTAGGAAATCCAAGCAGACCAGCTGGGGTGGGGGACGTAGCCTACCTCAGGGGACTGTGAAGGGGGGACTGTCTGTCCTCAAAAGGGGCTGAGAAGGCCCATCAGGGGCCAAGGTCCCACAGAGAGGCCTGGGATGCCCCCCCAACCTGAGGGGCAGAGACTAGGCAGTGGGGAGCCCCCATCATGCCCCAGAGGTGGCCACAGGCTGAAGGAGTGGCCTGAGGCACCGCAGCCTGCAACCCCCAGGGCTGCAGTCCACTAACTTTTTACAGAATAAAAGGAACATGGGGATGGGGGAAAAAGCACCAGGTCAGGCAGGGCCCGAGGGCCCCAGATCCCAGGAGGGCCAGAACTCCGGATGCCAGCACCACCCTAGCAGCCCCCACAGCTCCTGGCACAGGAGGCTGCCACGGATTGGCACAGGCCGCTGCTGGCCATCACGCCACATTTGGAGAACTTGTCCCGACAGAGGTCAGCTATtgggggcaggaaggagggggGGGTCAGGGTGGAGCTGGGAGATGAGAACCGCTGTCCCTCCCCCAACTCTGGTGATAGGAGTGTTGAGGATGAAAAGTAGCAGGGAGGGGAGCTCAGGGTGTCCTGGAAGTGGGCCTGGTGGATAATACGTGTTGAATAAACATCAGGCAGGTGACTAGGTGGCCAGATAATGAAGTGGACGTGGGGGTAGGGGAGGTCTTGGGGAGGAGGCCTTCCTACCTCGGAGGAGTTCCTCGTGGGCACACACTGTACGGACACAGATCTCCCTGTTAATGACGTACACACGGCGGAGGCTGCGGGGACAGGGCACGGGAGGTCTCAGCCCCACGTCCACCCAACCCCACTGGGATAGCCCAGACAGAACCTGGCACTGGAGCCCAGGCAGAACCCggcactggagcccaggagtggaGGTCCCTGGCCCAGGCCCAACCACAGAATTGAGCTCAACTTCAGGACTCACTATCTTTCCTCCAACTCCCACCTTGGCTGGCCAGAGCTGTCCCCTGTGCCCTCTAGCCCCCCAAACTCCGAAGTCCTCCCGACAGCTGCCCACCTGTGCTCACCTGTAGAAGCAGACCTCGTTGAGACACTGTTTGCACGGCTTGTGTATGGAGTAGAGGCGGGTGCACGGGTACTGTTCCTCACGGCAGTCTGGTGACAGGTGGGGTCAGACTAGGAGCCCAGAGTTGGGGGGTGGCCCCCAGCCTCACCCACCTGAGGCTGGCTCGCAGGGCCTAGTCCCCCCTGTACCCTCAGGCCCCGTGCAGACACCCATACCTACACATGCCCACATAGACACATGCAGCACTGTCAGACTTACCAGGGCTGTAATATTCATGTATCAACTCAAAACCACACTTACTATAGAAGCCTAAGTTCAACAGAAATTCCCACCCACCCATGCATCGTCACAAAAGCCCATACCAACTTCCAAGCAGATCTGCCCACGCTCACAGAAGCCCACATAGGAACGCACACACCAACCCAAACGAGGGTGAGCACCCGGATTCTctcgcacacacacaccttgTTCTTTTAAGCTCTCAGCTGGGGCAGCCGGAGGGGCACCGCTCAGCCAGCCTGCGCTCCCTGGCCCTTCCTCGCCTCCACATGGGCACCACCCAGTCTCTCTGGCTGACAGGAAGTCCCCAGCACACTCCCTGCCCCTCCCAGTAACTGTGAGGACAGGGGCCTTCCTAGGGTGCCAATTTAGCCTCCAGTCAGGCATGCTGGGGACTGGTGGGACCTCCTGGAGCTGCCTAGTGGGGCCTGGGGATGCCAGCCTACAGCAGTCATACTGCCCCATATTACTGCCAACAGCCCACATGGGCAAGGGACAAAGACCTCCAGCCCACCAGCACCGTCCCCTACTCCACCCCAACTTCAGGCCGTGCCTCCATTTCTCTGGCTGTCAAGAAAGCCCTTACCAAGAGGCCCAGGCTCTGTGGGCTCCGCCTCTGCATTTCCTGGTTCTGGCGTTGAGACAGAGGTAGGCAGACATCATTGGGAGGGGTATCTTCAGAGCAAGGGGAGTCACCTCTCCCAGCCCTGGCAGACCCCCACTCCCAGGGTTGACAGAGTGGGGAGGGGTgaggcaggagctggggcaggggtgggagcagGGTCTGGCACCTAcctggggttggggctgggatGATTTCCTGTTGGACTTGCTGCTGGGACTGGAACTGGAACTGTTCCTCGGAGGGCCGAGGAGTCACCTCTGCAGCCAGGGGAGGATAAGGGGGTCTGCTCCCTCTACCCCTCCCAGGGGCTCTCCCCACCCCAGCTGCCCGCCCGTCCTATCCTACCCTCAACCCATTACCTTGATAATCATAGTAGTCTGGGTTGTCTGCAAACAAAGATGAAAGTGGAATTGGTGGGAGTCAGGCTActcccccagccccaggggcAAACAGGTCCCCGCTGAGCCAGGGACCAACCCCCAGAGTTCCCGTCAGCCTGTCCAGTGCGGTCCCTGGCTGAGCCATGCACATCTGAGCAGCCAGGCCTCCGTGACCCAGCAGGGCTGGGGGTGGAAGGCCCTTACCGATCTGGTCGCTATAGTGGGTGTACTGGACGTGGTCAGGGAACGGCGGCAGCGGGTCCAGGTCGTACTGGCCCTGAGCCAGCAAGCCTGCTGTGGGGAGGCAAAGCGTGTGGTGTACCCCACGGGGAGGGGCAACGGGGGCCCGAGGCACTTCTGGGGAGGGGAGGCGGGGGTCACAAGGGCAGGTCTGTAAGAACCTAGGACCCTACAAGCAGATTCCTAGAGGATCCAGACTCTTCTTGGATGGTAAAGACCCTTCCCCACCCTGGTCATGGTCACCTCCCTGACCTCATCTTGCCCCTTCCTGTTGCTGGCCTCTTGGCTGTTCCTGGGACTCCACATGCTCCTGCCTCCCTCAGAGCCTTTGCACCTGATGCTCCCTGGGCCTGTGAGGCCTGCTCAGCTGCTTCAGGTCTTCCCCGGAATTTCAGCCTCACGAGAggctgccccacccccagcccaccgGCCCTCCTGCTGATTTCCGTCCAGCACTCAGCACATGCTGGAGTTTCTCATATCTGCTTGTTTCCTATTTGTCTCCCTTCCCTGGACTGGCAGCATGATGAGGAGCAACGATGTGTCTGCCTGGTTCATCGCTGAATCCCCAGGGCCTAGCCCAGCACTTGGCATGTTGTAGGGACTCAACACATCacagctgaatgaatgaatcttggCCCTGCTAGGACTTTTGTGGTCCTCATTGATTCTCCTCATTTGGCCAGTACGGACCCCCTCAAGGTCGAGACTGTATAGAGCTGAAGGGCCCTGAATGGATCCAGAACCCAAGCGTCCGGACTCCCTGCCTTGGGTGCCCCTGCACCTCCACCTGCACATCGGCTCCCAGAGGGGCGTTGTGCCTTGTGCCACGGAGTCCTTGTGCCTGGGACGTGCCCTCCAGaaccctgcctgcctgcctgctgctGTGGAAGGCTGGGGGAAGGGCCGGGAGCTGCCTCCAGATGCTGCCAGTGTTGGCCGGTCCAGTCTGTGGTCCAAGCAGGCAAGAGGCCCTGGGGGCTGGGAAGCTGAGTTCTGGCCGTAAGTCGTGACAAAGTCTCACTGCTAATCCCCCCTACTAACcctactccccacccccacataAGGGGAGCTACCCTCTGCCCCAGGAGCCACTTACCAGGCAGGAATAGCAGGAAGAGGTAGGCAGCTCTCATGGCAACGAAGAGGCAGGCCGGAGTGGTGTCAGGGAGGACAGCTGGGGAAAGACCGGTGGGAGCTCTACCCAGGGCCACACCCAGGACAGCAGAGCCCACCTTTGATCCCCTGATTTCACCCTGGAGAAGGTGGCACCCAGAAACCAGGCATGGGAGGGCTGGATTGGAGGGACATCCCAGTCCCTGCTGGCCCACCCAGGTGTTCAGGTCACAAGGAACAAGGCCTCCAACTCAGCTCCAGGACTGATCCTGACAAGCAAACCCCATGTCGTGTGTGTACTAGACATGGTCAGGGAAGGGTGGACCCTGCCCTGCTCACTAAGGGGACATTCCTAACGTGCTCCCAGCCCGGGCCATTCTGTCCTCACCCACACCCATGCTCAGCCCTCTGGCCCAATGCCTCCCCGGGTGTCCAAGGCACTGACTGCATGAATCGCTGAACCAGGCCCATCCTTGGGACCCCAACCCTGGCCAACCGGCATCACCGCCTGGACTCAGCAGTGTCTGCCAAGCCCACCACCTGCTCCCAATTAGCCCCTGGGCCCTGAGCATCTTGCTCAGCAGGAAACCACATACACATGGGCCTGCCGGGCCCCCACAGCGGCCAGGCCGGGCAGGGCTCCCAGTGCCCAGAAGACTCCTCTCCTGCCAGGCCTCCAGGCCTCGCAAGACCTGGCTGTGTTCATCACAGGCTCACGAGACCTGGGCTATTTGCAGCAGCAGGAAACACTAGAGTGAAGTCTGAGGGGGCTCCTCTGGATTCTAGAACAGCAGCACTGAAGGGGCCATGACATCACCCAGCCTAGGGGTTCCGCACCCCCTGACATTGTAGGCAAGTATGTGTGTCATTTGGAGGGAGAGGGCACGGGGTCATGGCTTTCATTAGGATCCTGACATTCAAAAGCCCAgcctgcagtcctggctactcggtGGGACTTGGGGAAGCCTCCAGTTCCACACATCCAGCCCCAGCTCCATGGAGGGCCACCTCAGGTCCGTCAGCCTTCTGTAGGGAGGGCTGCGAGGGTGGGGTCCATTCTCCAGGAGGGCCCCTCCTTGCTGCAACCCAGGAAGTCTTTCCAGAAAGCTAGCTGGAAACCCCAACTGTGCTCTATTTTCCCCACCGGGAAtccagggggaggggagggaaaggggagaaagCATGGggtctttcccttcttcctctcaatcctgaggcctccctgacCCCCTGGCCCTCTCATGCGTTGGGCACTTCACTGAGGTGGAGTGGGAGCAGGGAGACGAGGCTCAGGACCAAGCTGCCCCAGAGGTGAGGGATAGCTGACTCCCCACACCCCATTCTGAAAACCCTTGACCTCCTCATGGAAAGGGGATGAAAAGACCCCAAGAGCCTTCGTCGCCCCTCTCCCCATCATCCCCCCCCTCCCCATCGTCGCCCCCCTCCCCATCGTCGCCCCTCTCCCCATCCTCGCCCCTCTCCCCATCGGTCAGGCCAGTCGGAGCCCCTGCTGCTCAGCAGAAGGCGCTGAATTGGGGCATGAGGGGCTGCAAGGTGTTGGGGGATGCCTGTCGGTCCCCTGCGTGGAGTCTTCTTCCCTAGGACTGGCCCCCAAACCCAGGCTTATTGGGGGAAGGAGGCCCACGGGCTAGTGGGGAGACAGGCAAGAGGGAAGTCAGTGTGGAGTTCATGGGCTCCTCCCAGGGGACCACATCTCCAAGCACTTCTAGACCAAGGGGTTTTGGGGCGTGCAGGAGGCCAGGACCTGCCCGGGaggctgccccacccccacctctggCCTCTTCCACAGCTGCGGCCTCCCCCAACCCCGACTCCCCTGCGTCCTGGGAGGAGGGGGACAGGGGGCCCTGACGCTGGCTCAGACCTCAGACAGAGGGAGGGCTCTGCCCGCTCCAGAGTCGAGCTAGGGGGGAGGGGTCCCGGCGGGGGGAACCCAGATGCTGCAGCGCCGCACAGCTGGGAACAGTCAGCCGAGGAAACTTGTTTCGCGCGCCCTCGCGCTCCCGTCTCTgatctctctttgtctctctgcgTCTCTGTCTCGGCCATTCCCACCCGggcccccaccccacccgccACATTCCAACCTCCCCGGGAGAACAAAAGATGTCCCATCCCCCGACGCCCCCACCTCTGGCTCTCCCCAAACTCGGGCTCCCCACCCTTCCCAATTCACATTTTCGCTGCAGAGCAACTCCAAACTTTCCAGGTGCCCCCTTGGCGTCCGCTCTGAAGGCGCTGGGTTCAGGACCTCCGCGTGTCGCCCCAGGATCGGGGACCCGGAGAGCCTGGCACCCCCGTCCCCGCGCCGGGGGACCCGTCGACGCCTCTGACCGCTCCCCGGGGCCCCCGAGCGCCAGGCCCGCGCCTACCTGTCCGGGTCACTCCGCCGCCCGCTCCAAGTCCGCCCGCCGGAGCCGCCCCTTGGCCCGCTCCGAGTCCCCCTCCGGGCCCCCGACGGGGCTGGCGCCCGCCCTCCAGCCCCAGAGCCTCTGGGTCCTAACGCGAGTGCCCCGCACAGGCCGCCACGCCGTGCCCTCGGGGTTCCATCTCCTCGGGAGTGTCCACGGGGGAGAGGCGCCCGGAGCCGTCCTCACGTCCGTGCAAAGCTTTCTCCTTCTCACAGCTGCTCCTCACTCGACGTCGACGGGGTGAGGTGGGTGAGGTGAGCAAGGGTGGGTGTGtagcccatttcacagaggagaaaaccAAGCTTCCCAAGTGACTCACCATAGGCCCCTCAGCCAGGAAGTAAGCCTCGCTCCCACTCTGCCTTCTCCCAGCTCACAGGAcaccctcctgccttggttttCCTGCTGCCTCTCCCAGGCCCGCACCGTCTCCTCCTACACTGCTGAGCTCTGGGCCATGGCTGGCTTCCACAACCAGccgttctttctttccttttctagagacaaggtcttgctgtgttgcccatgctcgtctcgaacttctggcctcgaAATTTTGGCCTCAAGAGttcctcctgtctcatccttctggaatgctgggattacaggcaagattTCCTGCCCCCGGTCATAACCAGCACTTTTTTCAGCCCTGACCCTATCTATGTGTCCCACAAATGTCCCCAAGGTGCATCAACTTCAACAAGCATCCAAGTCCAAATTCACAACCTCCTGACTCTCCCCAAGACCTGGCTTTCCAGGGTTCCCAGTTCTCCACTGGCCCCCCAGCCTTCCATTACCCAGGCTTCCTCCCCTACCCTTAGCCCTGCATCTAATCCAGCACCCACCTGCGAATGCTactaaaaatttcttttgtgaCTCTGTCCACTGCTCCCTCCCTGGCCTAAGCCACTGTGAGACCAAGTTGCAATCCCAAGAAACCACATTTGCTCTTTCTGCTTGTCAGAAGCTGACAAAGCCCTGACTCAGTGACCGGTGGCAGCGCAACGGAAGGATGCCTTGAAGATGGCAGGCAGGGCAGAACACAGGCTCCCACGCCTCTTGCTTGAATCACTGCATTGTTAGAAAAGGTAAGTTCAATGATCCTGGCTGTGCCTTTTCCTGTACATAAGATAGCACCTGACAGGACCGACGATTATGCCTCTATAATCTATATAACTAGGTGCATCCTCGAACCCAAACCTCGGTGAGATTTGCTCTAGTGTAGCTTCTGAAGACATTtgatgtaacttttttcttttctttttttttttttaacgagaccaggtctcgctctatcatccaggctggagtgcagtgtcaccatcacagctcacctcttgggctcaagtgatccttccacctcagccttccaagtagctgggactacaggcaagagccaccatgctcggctaatttttttttttttgtagagaagcgcttttgccatgttgcccagtctggtctcgaactcctgagctcaagcaatccacccgcctcagcctccaaaagtgctgggattacagatgtgagccaccgtgcctgaccataCTTCTGAGTATATGCAGAACCACCAGCCTCTGTATCTAAAGTGTGGGCTAAAATGCTGCTTTGGAGCAGTCTGACAGAGACTCTCTGAAACGCTCTCCCGGGGTGCAGTCCTCAGTAAGACTCAATAAAactaactttaattttttcagcggcttgattttctttttttttttttttaaatggagtttcactctgttgcccaggctggagtgccgtggcgtgaccTTGTCTCACTGtaactgccacctcccaggttgaagggattctcccacctcagcctcccaagtagctgagattacaggcacatgccaccatgccaggctaatttttgcatttttttttttttttttttaagtagagacagggtttcaccatgttggccaggttccTGACCttagctgatccacctgccttgggttcccaaagtgctgggattataggcatgagccactgtgcctggccgaaaggtggattttttttttttttttttttgagatggggtcttgctgtctctcaggctggagtgcagtggcgcgtcctcgactcactgcaacctctgcctcctaggtttgagtgattctcatgcctcagcctccagagtagcagagtagctgggactacaggcacccgccactgtgcctaacttttttttttttttttttaatttaatttttttttatttctaatagagaTGAGGCTTCCCCACGttgtccaggctcatcttgtactcctgacctcagttgatccacccacttcggcctcccgaagtgctggaattacaggcgtgagccactgggcctggtcaAAAGGCTGATTTCTTCTTTAGTTGACACCACCATCATTTGCCTGGGCTCTGCGATAGCCTCTGCTCCGGGCTCTCCCATGTGGGTTCTGCCTCCCTCACCCCCACAGATCATGCCCGCTTCTACTGAACGCCTTTCACTCAGGTTGGGGGCTCAACTCCCCTGTGGCCTCCAGGACCCCTGCCCTTTATGGCAACCTggctctgcctcctcttcctcctctagcCACCGGCCTTTGGGGGCTTTCTCCCAAATCCCTCTCCTTCCCAGACTGGGGCGTTTCTTCCTCCGAGCACTGGCTGAGGTCTCCTCCATGGGGTCACAGATCAAACCCTCCCTTCCTCAGAGGggccttccctttttcctttttttgtgctTTCTAGCTTTACTGCTTGCAGCTCTCTTGTTGGCCTGTCTGTGACCATCTGAGCCCTGTCCCTCTTCCCGATGAGACTGTCATCTTGCCCCGTGAAGGCCAGGACTGAGGCCTGTTTTTGCTTATCTTTAGTTTTGCTGATTAGGCTCAGAGCCCGGCTCCCAGCAGCAGTTGAGCAAACAGttgtggaatgaatgagtgaactgTACTCTAAACTCTTCCCAGAGAGACTGGCTGGGAGTGCAGATCCTCTGCCTCTGGGGCAGGCTTCAGTCCTGCCCAGGAGCCTAGGCCTGAGGCGGGAGTGAGAATTGTAGCGGCTGCGGGCTGGGAGGAGATGAGGATGGTCCCTGACTGAGACCCTTGCCGTGTGATCTCTTCACCCCTAGTCATTCCCCCACTTCCCTTAGACTCTGAGTCTTAGGAAGGGACTCAATATGTCCTGTGCC from Rhinopithecus roxellana isolate Shanxi Qingling chromosome 12, ASM756505v1, whole genome shotgun sequence encodes:
- the MFAP2 gene encoding microfibrillar-associated protein 2 isoform X2; the encoded protein is MRAAYLFLLFLPDNPDYYDYQEVTPRPSEEQFQFQSQQQVQQEIIPAPTPEPGNAEAEPTEPGPLDCREEQYPCTRLYSIHKPCKQCLNEVCFYSLRRVYVINREICVRTVCAHEELLRADLCRDKFSKCGVMASSGLCQSVAASCARSCGGC
- the MFAP2 gene encoding microfibrillar-associated protein 2 isoform X1, translating into MRAAYLFLLFLPAGLLAQGQYDLDPLPPFPDHVQYTHYSDQIDNPDYYDYQEVTPRPSEEQFQFQSQQQVQQEIIPAPTPEPGNAEAEPTEPGPLDCREEQYPCTRLYSIHKPCKQCLNEVCFYSLRRVYVINREICVRTVCAHEELLRADLCRDKFSKCGVMASSGLCQSVAASCARSCGGC